Proteins from a single region of Sphingomonas morindae:
- a CDS encoding putative quinol monooxygenase, which yields MSSQPSADPLDLVATLVARPGQEDALADALRAIIPAVREEPGCLAYSMYVDRDDPRRIVMIERWADRAALDAHEAAPPFLSLAARFDTLLDGAPTVTFLRHLA from the coding sequence ATGTCCAGCCAGCCTTCCGCCGATCCGCTCGATCTGGTGGCGACGCTCGTCGCCCGTCCCGGCCAGGAGGATGCGCTCGCCGATGCGCTGCGCGCCATCATTCCCGCCGTGCGCGAGGAGCCGGGCTGTCTCGCCTATAGCATGTATGTGGACCGCGACGATCCGCGCCGCATCGTGATGATCGAACGCTGGGCGGATCGCGCGGCGCTGGACGCGCACGAGGCCGCGCCGCCCTTCCTCTCGCTGGCGGCGCGCTTCGACACGCTGCTGGACGGCGCGCCGACGGTGACCTTCCTGCGGCATCTGGCCTGA
- a CDS encoding DUF885 domain-containing protein, producing MRSFARLPRFVRRGALALPLLATLIGARPAPRWEAFRDAYIATDFRLDPAFAVQAGRHEQDGRLPDWSEAGLARRAEFLRGSIRRAEAFPAAALTADQRFERDYLVAVAKGRLFWLTDADQPHHNPAWYFSNGIDPGTYTSRPYAAPAVRMKAMIAYLRAVPGAVAQIRANLRMPMPASFIHYGVTAFGGLADYYPGDGKKAFASVRDPALQAAYDAAAAPAAAAMRQLAAWLQANAAHATQDYALGPARFARMLAATEMVDTPLDRLEAIGRADLARNKAALAEACARYLPGGTVRACIDKAARDKPAEGPVAAARRQVPGLRAFVVQHDLLTIPGREQALVAAAPPYNAQNSAYIDPPGPFDIGVPSIYYIAPPDPRWSKAQQDAYIPSRGDLLFTTVHEVMPGHFVQFLHANRAASPIGRLYVGYAYAEGWAHYAEEMMWQAGLGDGDPETHIGQLTNALLRNVRFLSAIGLHTRGMSEAESRRMFIDDGYQDPGNAEQQAARGTYDPAYLNYTLGKLMILKLRADWTRSHGGRAGWKAFHDQFLSYGGPPIPLVRARMLPGGGAAL from the coding sequence TTGCGTTCCTTCGCCCGCCTACCCCGCTTCGTCCGACGCGGGGCGCTCGCCCTGCCGCTGCTCGCCACGCTGATCGGCGCACGCCCCGCGCCGCGCTGGGAGGCTTTTCGCGACGCCTATATCGCCACCGACTTCAGGCTCGATCCCGCCTTTGCGGTGCAGGCCGGGCGGCACGAGCAGGATGGCCGGCTGCCCGATTGGAGCGAGGCGGGGCTCGCGCGCCGCGCCGAATTTCTGCGCGGGTCGATCCGCCGCGCCGAGGCCTTTCCCGCCGCCGCGCTGACCGCCGACCAGCGCTTCGAGCGCGACTATCTGGTGGCGGTGGCCAAGGGCCGGCTCTTCTGGCTCACCGATGCCGATCAGCCGCATCATAACCCCGCCTGGTATTTCTCGAACGGCATCGATCCCGGCACCTACACCTCGCGCCCCTATGCGGCGCCGGCGGTGCGGATGAAGGCGATGATCGCCTATCTGCGCGCGGTTCCGGGCGCGGTGGCGCAGATCCGCGCCAATCTGCGGATGCCGATGCCGGCCAGCTTCATCCATTACGGCGTGACCGCCTTTGGCGGCCTGGCCGATTATTACCCGGGCGACGGCAAGAAGGCGTTCGCCAGCGTCCGCGATCCCGCGCTCCAGGCGGCCTATGATGCCGCCGCCGCGCCGGCGGCGGCCGCGATGCGCCAGCTGGCGGCCTGGCTGCAGGCCAATGCCGCGCACGCGACGCAGGATTATGCGCTGGGGCCGGCGCGTTTCGCGCGCATGCTCGCGGCGACGGAGATGGTCGATACCCCGCTCGACCGGCTGGAGGCGATCGGCCGCGCCGATCTCGCCCGCAACAAGGCGGCGCTGGCCGAGGCCTGCGCGCGCTATCTGCCGGGCGGCACGGTGCGCGCCTGTATCGACAAGGCGGCGCGCGACAAGCCGGCCGAAGGCCCGGTGGCGGCGGCGCGGCGGCAGGTGCCGGGGCTGCGCGCCTTTGTCGTGCAGCATGATCTGCTCACCATTCCGGGCCGCGAACAGGCGCTGGTGGCGGCGGCGCCGCCCTATAACGCGCAGAATTCCGCCTATATCGATCCGCCCGGGCCGTTCGATATCGGCGTGCCCTCGATCTACTATATCGCCCCGCCCGATCCGCGCTGGTCCAAGGCGCAGCAGGACGCCTATATCCCCAGCCGCGGCGATCTGCTCTTCACCACGGTGCACGAGGTGATGCCGGGGCATTTCGTGCAGTTCCTCCACGCCAACCGGGCGGCCTCGCCGATCGGTCGCCTCTATGTCGGCTATGCCTATGCCGAGGGCTGGGCGCATTATGCCGAGGAGATGATGTGGCAGGCGGGTCTGGGCGATGGCGACCCCGAGACGCATATCGGCCAGCTGACCAACGCGCTGCTGCGCAACGTGCGCTTCCTCTCCGCGATCGGGCTGCACACGCGCGGCATGAGCGAGGCCGAGTCGCGCCGCATGTTCATCGACGATGGCTATCAGGATCCGGGCAATGCCGAGCAGCAGGCGGCGCGCGGCACCTATGATCCCGCCTATCTCAACTACACGCTCGGCAAGCTGATGATCCTCAAGCTGCGCGCGGACTGGACCCGCAGCCATGGCGGCCGCGCCGGCTGGAAGGCCTTTCACGACCAGTTCCTGAGCTATGGCGGCCCGCCCATCCCGCTGGTGCGGGCGCGGATGCTGCCGGGGGGCGGCGCGGCGCTCTAG
- a CDS encoding response regulator transcription factor, which produces MSGGVLVVDDEFPIRRLLRNSLERAGYAVLEAADGAAALAAVEHHDPAAVLLDLGLPDRDGLSLVPILRKRPRLALLIVSARDATGEKVAALDLGADDYVTKPFDSDEVLARLRAALRHRGHETARAARLRAGAIEIDLEHRLIRRPDGEAHLTRKEHDVLAALAAAPGRVVTHQRILEAAWPLDHDRKIEYLRIVIRNLRQKIEPADAVGSVIVNELGIGYRLRAEP; this is translated from the coding sequence ATGAGCGGCGGCGTCCTTGTCGTCGATGACGAGTTCCCGATCCGCCGTCTGCTCCGCAACAGCCTGGAACGCGCGGGCTATGCGGTGCTGGAGGCGGCCGATGGCGCGGCCGCGCTGGCGGCGGTGGAGCATCATGATCCGGCGGCGGTGCTGCTCGATCTCGGCCTGCCCGATCGCGACGGCCTGTCGCTCGTGCCGATCCTGCGCAAGCGTCCCCGGCTCGCGCTGCTCATCGTCTCGGCGCGCGACGCGACCGGCGAGAAGGTGGCGGCGCTCGATCTCGGCGCCGACGATTATGTCACCAAGCCGTTCGACAGCGACGAAGTGCTGGCGCGGCTGCGCGCGGCGCTGCGGCATCGCGGCCATGAAACGGCGCGCGCCGCCCGGCTCCGCGCGGGCGCGATCGAGATCGATCTCGAGCATCGCCTCATCCGCCGCCCCGACGGCGAGGCGCATCTGACGCGCAAGGAGCATGACGTGCTCGCCGCGCTCGCCGCCGCGCCCGGCCGGGTCGTCACCCACCAGCGTATTCTCGAGGCGGCATGGCCGCTCGATCATGATCGCAAGATCGAATATCTGCGCATCGTCATCCGCAATCTGCGCCAGAAGATCGAGCCGGCCGATGCGGTCGGCAGCGTGATCGTCAACGAACTCGGCATCGGCTACCGGCTGCGCGCCGAGCCCTGA
- a CDS encoding CaiB/BaiF CoA transferase family protein, with amino-acid sequence MAETGGTTGALAGLRVLDLSRVLAGPWATQILGDLGAEIIKIEEPRHGDDTRRWGPPFLDDGSGDSAYFAAANRNKHSVAIDISRTEGADLVRALAATSDVVIENFRVGGLAKYGLDQASLRAQSPRLIYCSITGFGQDGPYRDRGGYDFLIQGMSGLMSVTGRPDAAPGGGPLKVGVPVSDLFTGLYATIAILAALRHRDATGEGQYIDCALFDTQVALLANQASNALNGGLAPQRLANAHPTLVPYQDYACADGEILVALGNDRQFQAFARLIEAPELAEDARFATNAARHAHRAALDEALGARLARWPVARLAEAMAAAGLPGGKVNSVGEALADPQIAHRGLVQSLTRGEGPPVRVPGFPAKLSATPPSYRRAPPRLGADTEAVLAAALGLDAARLAALKAAGIIPRPR; translated from the coding sequence ATGGCGGAGACGGGCGGGACGACGGGCGCGCTGGCGGGGCTGCGCGTGCTCGATCTGTCGCGGGTGCTGGCGGGGCCCTGGGCGACGCAGATCCTGGGCGATCTCGGCGCCGAGATCATCAAGATCGAGGAGCCGCGCCATGGCGACGATACGCGCCGCTGGGGGCCGCCCTTTCTGGACGACGGATCGGGCGATTCCGCCTATTTCGCCGCCGCCAACCGCAACAAGCACTCGGTCGCGATCGATATCAGCCGGACCGAGGGCGCCGATCTGGTGCGCGCGCTGGCGGCGACGAGCGATGTGGTGATCGAGAATTTCCGCGTCGGCGGTCTCGCCAAATATGGGCTGGACCAGGCCAGCCTGCGCGCGCAGAGCCCGCGGCTCATCTATTGCTCGATCACGGGCTTCGGCCAGGACGGGCCCTATCGCGACCGCGGCGGCTATGATTTCCTGATTCAGGGCATGAGCGGGCTGATGAGCGTGACAGGCCGCCCCGACGCGGCGCCCGGCGGCGGTCCGCTCAAGGTGGGCGTGCCGGTGAGCGACCTGTTCACCGGCCTCTATGCGACGATCGCCATTCTCGCCGCGCTGCGCCACCGCGACGCCACGGGCGAGGGCCAGTATATCGATTGCGCGCTGTTCGACACGCAGGTGGCGCTGCTCGCCAACCAGGCGTCCAACGCGCTCAACGGCGGGCTGGCGCCGCAGCGGCTCGCCAACGCGCATCCCACGCTGGTGCCCTATCAGGATTATGCCTGCGCCGATGGCGAGATCCTCGTCGCGCTCGGCAATGATCGGCAGTTCCAGGCCTTCGCCCGGCTGATCGAGGCGCCCGAACTGGCCGAGGACGCGCGCTTCGCCACCAATGCCGCGCGCCACGCGCACCGCGCGGCGCTGGACGAGGCGCTGGGCGCGCGGCTGGCGCGCTGGCCGGTGGCGCGGCTGGCCGAGGCGATGGCGGCGGCGGGCCTGCCGGGGGGCAAGGTGAACAGCGTGGGCGAGGCTTTGGCCGATCCGCAGATCGCGCATCGCGGGCTGGTGCAGAGCCTGACGCGCGGCGAGGGGCCGCCGGTGCGGGTGCCGGGCTTTCCGGCCAAGCTTTCGGCGACGCCGCCCAGCTATAGGCGGGCGCCGCCCCGGCTGGGCGCGGACACCGAGGCGGTGCTGGCGGCGGCGCTGGGGCTGGACGCGGCACGGCTGGCGGCGCTGAAGGCGGCCGGAATCATCCCGCGGCCCCGCTGA
- a CDS encoding Nramp family divalent metal transporter: MFTLPKTATAPFCPPEVQGSVRVPEGAPTLGRLLRFLGPGLLVSVGYMDPGNWATDIEAGSRFGYGLLCVVLGCGLAAMLLQSLSVRLGLVTGRDLAQMARAHYPRGVTRGLWLLAELAIIATDIAEVLGSALAITLLFGLPLWLGVLLTALDTVLVLGLKGHGFRELEAIVLGLIATIAGCFVAQIALAPPAPAAVLAGLLPSAGLFSDPHAVYLAVGILGATVMPHNLYLHSAIVQTRGAASIGFGDRLRYARIDTIAALALATLVNMAILIVAATVFHGSGHEAVAEIGDAFHLLEPLTGAAVAPILFGVALLASGQSATFTGTIAGQVVLEGFLDLRIPCWQRRLITRGLALGPALAGVLAFGDGGVGKLLVLTQVVLSLQLPFALAPLIGFTANPAIMGRFRLARPVAGIAWALFAGIVLADLWLLAALLGIAG; the protein is encoded by the coding sequence GTGTTCACCTTGCCCAAGACCGCGACCGCCCCCTTCTGCCCGCCCGAGGTGCAGGGATCGGTGCGCGTGCCCGAAGGCGCGCCGACGCTCGGCCGGCTGCTGCGCTTCCTCGGCCCCGGCCTGCTGGTGTCGGTCGGCTATATGGATCCCGGCAATTGGGCGACCGACATCGAGGCGGGCTCGCGCTTCGGCTATGGCCTGCTGTGCGTGGTGCTGGGCTGCGGGCTGGCGGCGATGCTGCTGCAATCGCTGAGCGTGCGGCTGGGGCTCGTGACCGGGCGCGATCTCGCCCAGATGGCGCGGGCGCACTATCCGCGCGGCGTGACGCGCGGCCTCTGGCTGCTTGCCGAACTGGCGATCATCGCCACCGACATCGCCGAGGTGCTGGGCAGCGCGCTCGCCATCACGCTGCTGTTCGGCCTGCCGCTCTGGCTGGGCGTGCTGCTCACCGCGCTGGATACGGTGCTGGTGCTGGGGCTGAAGGGCCATGGCTTCCGCGAGTTGGAGGCGATCGTGCTCGGGTTGATCGCCACCATCGCGGGCTGTTTCGTGGCGCAGATCGCGCTGGCGCCGCCCGCGCCGGCGGCGGTGCTGGCGGGGCTGTTGCCCTCGGCCGGGCTGTTTTCCGATCCGCACGCTGTGTATCTCGCCGTCGGCATTCTCGGCGCCACGGTGATGCCGCACAATCTCTATCTCCACTCGGCCATCGTGCAGACGCGCGGCGCGGCGTCGATCGGCTTCGGCGACCGGTTGCGCTATGCGCGGATCGACACCATCGCCGCGCTGGCGCTGGCGACGCTGGTGAACATGGCGATCCTGATCGTCGCCGCCACCGTCTTCCACGGCTCCGGCCATGAGGCCGTGGCCGAGATCGGCGATGCCTTCCACCTGCTCGAGCCGCTGACCGGCGCGGCGGTGGCGCCGATCCTGTTCGGCGTGGCGCTGCTCGCCTCGGGACAGAGCGCCACCTTCACCGGCACCATCGCCGGCCAGGTGGTGCTGGAAGGCTTTCTGGACCTGCGCATCCCCTGCTGGCAGCGCCGGCTGATCACGCGCGGGCTGGCGCTGGGCCCGGCCCTGGCCGGGGTGCTGGCCTTTGGCGATGGCGGCGTGGGCAAGCTGCTGGTGCTCACCCAGGTGGTGCTCTCGCTCCAATTGCCCTTCGCGCTGGCGCCGCTGATCGGCTTTACCGCCAATCCGGCGATCATGGGCCGCTTCCGCCTGGCGCGGCCGGTGGCGGGGATCGCCTGGGCGCTGTTCGCCGGGATCGTGCTGGCCGACCTCTGGCTCCTCGCCGCGCTTCTCGGCATAGCGGGCTGA
- a CDS encoding helix-turn-helix domain-containing protein: MHDERFDSLSERQRLYLRLVFTHHNSSEIGRQTGSSPDAVDKQLKIAMRRLGVSSRFEAARQFAAYESGVQPSDPPATGPSLPPVRSLPLPVPTKANPANTLSWRQVLIWGLVIGLLGPALITLAAAALEAADHVLGGAGHP, encoded by the coding sequence ATGCACGACGAGCGATTCGACAGCCTGAGCGAACGGCAGCGCCTCTACCTCCGCCTCGTCTTCACCCATCACAATTCGTCCGAGATCGGCCGCCAGACCGGGTCGAGCCCGGACGCCGTCGACAAGCAGTTGAAGATCGCGATGCGCAGGCTCGGTGTGTCGAGCCGGTTTGAGGCGGCGCGCCAGTTCGCCGCCTATGAATCCGGGGTCCAGCCTTCGGACCCCCCAGCCACCGGACCTTCTCTCCCCCCGGTCCGGTCGCTTCCTCTGCCGGTGCCGACCAAGGCGAACCCGGCGAACACGCTGTCCTGGCGACAGGTGCTGATCTGGGGATTGGTGATCGGGCTCCTCGGCCCAGCGCTCATCACGCTGGCCGCCGCCGCGCTCGAAGCCGCCGATCACGTCCTTGGCGGCGCCGGACATCCATAG
- a CDS encoding aminopeptidase P family protein — translation MNRLGALRQLLETEGLDGLIVPKQDEHLIREVAADAERLRWLTGFTGSAGTALVLRDQALLFVDGRYITQAAREVAEADWTLVHSIRTPLATWLGDTLPAGVRLGYAPRFHAIADAEALGRAAARAGATLVALDQSPIDRLWQDRPSVTPRPVRIHPIAFAGEPSEAKRHRLAADLGRQSADAAIVTALESIAWLFNIRGDDLADTPVARAAAILDAGGRATLFLADPAPSPALRDHLGAEVTIAALADFAGALDALGMAGRAVLVAAQGTNAWIKQRLETAGATIRLGADPCLLPRALKNPVELAGARAAHLRDGVALVRFLAWLKSGAGGPSLDEIGAQERLRAFRAEGAHFTGLSFPSISAAGPNAALMHYSAAPDTVLPLADHPLYLIDSGGQYLDGTTDVTRTVAIGMPDAAMRRAFTLVLKGHIALARARFPLGTSGAQLDVLARQPLWREGLDFDHGTGHGVGAYLCVHEGPQGISASNRERLQPGMILSNEPGYYEVGAFGMRFENLMAVREDGALAGSGTPLLAFETLTLAPIERALIAVERLDADEIAWIDAYHAEVAARLTPLLDPATAAWLAAECRPLAG, via the coding sequence ATGAACCGCCTGGGCGCGCTGCGCCAGCTGCTGGAGACCGAAGGGCTGGACGGGCTGATCGTGCCCAAGCAGGACGAGCATCTGATCCGCGAGGTCGCCGCCGATGCCGAGCGTCTGCGCTGGCTCACCGGCTTTACCGGCTCGGCGGGCACCGCGCTGGTGCTGCGCGATCAGGCGCTGCTCTTCGTCGACGGGCGCTACATCACCCAGGCGGCGCGCGAGGTGGCGGAGGCGGATTGGACGCTGGTGCACAGCATCCGCACCCCGCTCGCGACCTGGCTCGGCGACACGCTGCCCGCCGGTGTGCGGCTGGGCTATGCCCCGCGCTTCCACGCCATTGCCGATGCCGAAGCGCTCGGCCGCGCGGCCGCGCGCGCCGGGGCGACGCTGGTCGCGCTGGACCAGAGCCCGATCGATCGTCTGTGGCAGGATCGCCCCTCGGTGACGCCGCGCCCGGTCCGCATCCATCCCATCGCCTTCGCGGGCGAGCCCTCCGAGGCCAAGCGCCACCGCCTCGCCGCCGATCTCGGCCGCCAGTCCGCCGATGCCGCGATCGTGACGGCGCTCGAATCGATCGCGTGGCTGTTCAACATTCGCGGCGACGATCTGGCGGACACGCCGGTCGCCCGCGCCGCCGCCATCCTCGACGCGGGGGGCCGCGCCACCCTCTTCCTCGCCGATCCCGCGCCAAGCCCTGCGCTGCGCGATCATCTCGGTGCCGAGGTGACGATCGCCGCGCTCGCCGATTTCGCCGGCGCGCTCGACGCGCTGGGCATGGCCGGACGCGCGGTGCTGGTCGCCGCGCAGGGCACCAATGCCTGGATCAAGCAGCGCCTCGAAACCGCGGGCGCCACCATAAGGCTGGGCGCCGACCCCTGCCTGCTGCCCCGCGCGCTCAAAAATCCCGTCGAGTTGGCCGGCGCGCGCGCCGCGCATTTGCGCGACGGGGTGGCCCTGGTACGCTTTCTCGCGTGGCTCAAGTCCGGCGCCGGCGGGCCTTCGCTGGACGAGATCGGCGCGCAAGAGAGGCTGCGCGCCTTCCGCGCCGAGGGCGCGCACTTCACCGGGCTGAGCTTTCCCTCCATTTCGGCCGCCGGGCCCAATGCCGCGCTGATGCATTACAGCGCCGCGCCGGACACGGTGCTGCCGCTGGCCGATCATCCACTCTATCTCATCGACAGCGGCGGCCAATATCTGGACGGCACCACCGATGTCACCCGCACCGTTGCCATCGGCATGCCGGATGCGGCGATGCGCCGCGCCTTCACGCTCGTGCTCAAGGGGCATATCGCGCTCGCCCGCGCGCGTTTCCCGCTTGGCACCAGCGGCGCCCAGCTGGATGTGCTGGCGCGCCAGCCGCTCTGGCGCGAGGGGCTGGATTTCGACCATGGCACCGGCCATGGCGTCGGCGCCTATCTCTGCGTCCATGAAGGGCCACAGGGGATCAGCGCCAGCAATCGCGAGCGTTTGCAGCCGGGCATGATCCTGTCGAACGAGCCCGGCTATTACGAGGTCGGCGCCTTCGGCATGCGCTTCGAGAATCTCATGGCGGTGCGGGAAGACGGCGCGCTGGCCGGATCGGGCACGCCGCTGCTCGCCTTCGAGACGCTGACGCTGGCGCCGATCGAACGCGCGCTGATCGCGGTCGAGCGGCTGGACGCCGACGAGATCGCCTGGATCGACGCCTATCATGCGGAGGTGGCGGCGCGCCTCACACCACTGCTCGATCCCGCCACCGCCGCCTGGCTGGCGGCCGAATGCCGCCCGCTGGCCGGCTGA
- a CDS encoding aminopeptidase P family protein gives MFDTSLYVARRATLAASLTGLGLFPAAPSSPMNYASNHHPYVQDSCFAYYFGLNRSGLVGLIDFDSGESLLFGDDPSLDDLIWLGPKTPLREEAARVGVAAVRPLADLAPFLFDVSRGRMIHYTPPYRQTSVARIGAWLGRGADEVVAGASAPLVAAIVAQREIKSPEEIAEMELALAVTAEMHATAARLARPGVREHVVAGAVEGVARAADRRLAYPVIFSAAGEVLHNDRRDQLLAAGDLVVHDSGATSPLGYAGDITRTLPIGGRFSARQRLCYDLVLAAQKAAIAACRAGTPYLEVHKCAARVLVEGLIAEGLFRGDPQAIVDSGAYALVFQTGVGHQIGLDVHDMEALGEASVGYDESVSRSPLFGLANLRMAKPLRAGMVVTVEPGLYFIPPLIEKWEAEGRHADMIDYARVRAFTGVRGIRIEDDVLVTEDAPRILGPAIPKEAEEMEALLAD, from the coding sequence ATGTTCGATACGAGCCTTTATGTCGCCCGGCGCGCCACGCTCGCCGCCTCGCTCACCGGCCTCGGCCTGTTTCCCGCCGCGCCCAGCAGCCCGATGAACTATGCGTCCAACCACCATCCCTATGTGCAGGACAGCTGCTTCGCTTATTATTTCGGGCTGAACCGTAGCGGGCTGGTGGGGCTGATCGATTTCGACAGCGGCGAGAGCCTGCTGTTCGGCGACGATCCCTCGCTCGACGATCTGATCTGGCTCGGCCCCAAGACCCCGCTCCGCGAGGAGGCCGCGCGGGTCGGCGTGGCGGCGGTGCGGCCGCTGGCGGATCTGGCGCCTTTTCTTTTCGATGTCAGCCGCGGCCGGATGATCCACTATACCCCGCCCTATCGGCAGACCAGCGTCGCGCGGATCGGCGCCTGGCTGGGTCGTGGCGCCGACGAGGTGGTGGCGGGCGCCTCGGCGCCGCTGGTGGCCGCGATCGTCGCGCAGCGCGAGATCAAGTCGCCGGAGGAAATCGCCGAGATGGAGCTGGCGCTGGCGGTGACGGCGGAGATGCACGCCACCGCCGCGCGCCTGGCGCGGCCCGGCGTGCGCGAGCATGTCGTCGCCGGGGCGGTGGAAGGCGTGGCGCGCGCGGCGGATCGCCGGCTCGCCTATCCCGTCATCTTCTCGGCGGCGGGCGAGGTGCTGCACAATGACCGGCGCGACCAGCTGCTCGCCGCCGGCGATCTCGTGGTGCACGATAGCGGCGCCACCAGCCCGCTCGGCTATGCCGGCGACATCACCCGCACCCTGCCGATCGGCGGTCGCTTCTCGGCGCGCCAGCGGCTCTGCTACGATCTGGTGCTGGCGGCGCAGAAGGCGGCGATCGCGGCGTGTCGCGCGGGCACGCCCTATCTCGAGGTCCACAAATGCGCCGCGCGCGTGCTGGTGGAGGGACTGATCGCCGAGGGCCTGTTCCGCGGCGACCCGCAGGCGATCGTAGACAGCGGCGCCTATGCGCTCGTCTTCCAGACCGGGGTGGGCCACCAGATCGGGCTCGACGTGCACGATATGGAGGCGCTCGGCGAGGCGAGCGTCGGCTATGACGAGAGCGTGTCGCGCAGCCCGCTGTTCGGCCTCGCCAATCTGCGCATGGCCAAGCCGCTCCGCGCGGGCATGGTGGTGACGGTGGAGCCCGGCCTTTATTTCATCCCGCCGCTGATCGAGAAGTGGGAGGCGGAAGGCCGCCACGCCGACATGATCGATTATGCGCGGGTACGCGCCTTTACCGGCGTGCGCGGGATCCGCATCGAGGATGATGTGCTCGTCACCGAGGACGCGCCGCGCATCCTCGGCCCCGCCATTCCCAAGGAGGCCGAGGAGATGGAAGCGCTGCTCGCCGACTGA
- a CDS encoding MarR family transcriptional regulator, translating into METGNPLGTPSSPATSDVRAELINALHRSLATAPGQATIRLMLARRLLAGRQRRAMMIPGVSFGEPAWDILLDLYVAAREHRRVSVSDACIAAQVPPTTAVRWIKRLEAQGAVVRHPDPDDRRRWFVSLSVALLASVDQWLDAEWQSLSKMQA; encoded by the coding sequence ATGGAAACCGGCAACCCCCTCGGCACCCCCTCCTCGCCCGCCACGTCCGATGTCCGGGCGGAACTGATCAACGCCTTGCACCGCTCGCTCGCCACCGCGCCCGGCCAGGCGACGATCCGGCTGATGCTGGCACGCCGTCTGCTCGCCGGCCGCCAGCGCCGCGCCATGATGATCCCCGGCGTCAGCTTCGGCGAGCCCGCCTGGGATATTCTGCTCGATCTCTACGTGGCCGCGCGCGAGCATCGCCGCGTCTCGGTGTCGGATGCGTGCATCGCCGCGCAGGTGCCGCCCACCACCGCGGTGCGCTGGATCAAGCGGCTGGAAGCGCAGGGCGCCGTGGTCCGCCATCCCGATCCCGATGATCGCCGCCGCTGGTTCGTCAGCCTCTCGGTCGCGCTCCTCGCCTCGGTCGATCAGTGGCTCGATGCGGAATGGCAGTCGCTGAGCAAGATGCAGGCCTGA